From a single Glycine soja cultivar W05 chromosome 19, ASM419377v2, whole genome shotgun sequence genomic region:
- the LOC114400260 gene encoding peptide deformylase 1B, chloroplastic-like: MASLTCLRPTHPHLHRGSVLLAISNRCFNHSSLLNWILSVNPPRTAPPRAMAKPCSSPAQDLVASPGDFEFVLPLKIVEYPDPRLRARNKRIVAFDDSLKKLVHEMFDVMYKTDGIGLSAPQLGINVQLMVFNPVGEHGEGEEIVLVNPRVSQYSKKLTLFNEGCLSFPGINADVKRPESVKIDARDINGTRFSVNLSDLPARIFQHEFDHLQGILFFERMTEEVLDSICGQLQALETKYEGMTGLPSPEKIENRRRRKVAVGFGKR; this comes from the exons ATGGCTTCACTCACGTGCCTCCGCCCAACCCACCCTCATCTTCATCGCGGTTCAGTGCTTCTCGCCATTTCGAACCGCTGCTTCAACCATTCCTCCTTGCTGAACTGGATTCTCTCCGTAAACCCTCCTCGAACCGCTCCTCCACGCGCAATGGCCAAGCCCTGTTCCTCACCTGCCCAAGACCTAGTCGCTTCTC CTGGCGATTTTGAATTTGTGCTGCCTCTGAAAATTGTGGAGTATCCGGATCCGAGATTGAGGGCCAGGAATAAGCGCATAGTTGCCTTCGATGATAGTCTGAAGAAGCTTGTCCACGAAATGTTTGATGTAATGTACAA AACTGATGGTATTGGTCTCTCAGCACCCCAATTAGGAATTAATGTTCAACTTATGGTGTTCAATCCAGTAGGTGAGCATGGTGAAGGAGAGGAAATTGTTCTTGTAAACCCAAGAGTTAGCCAATACTCAAAGAAACTGACACTATTTAATGAAGGTTGCCTATCTTTCCCTGGAATCAATGCTGATGTAAAG CGACCAGAATCTGTGAAGATTGATGCACGTGATATCAATGGAACAAGGTTTTCAGTCAACTTGTCTGACCTTCCTGCACGAATATTCCAGCATGAATTTGACCATCTACAA GGAATTCTTTTCTTTGAGAGAATGACTGAAGAAGTTCTTGATAGTATTTGTGGACAGTTACAG GCCCTAGAAACAAAGTATGAGGGAATGACTGGACTCCCAAGCCCTGAAAAGATAGAAAACCGCAGGAGGAGAAAGGTCGCTGTTGGTTTTGGGAAACGATGA